A window of Kribbella voronezhensis genomic DNA:
GGCCTCGTCGCCGATGCCTCGCACGAAGTCGCGGACCATGGCCGGGAACGGGTGGCCGCCGGCCGCCGTACCGAGCAGGTAGTGGGTGTTGTCGACGCTGGCGACCCAGTCGCGCAGGGCCTCGTTGATGGCGTCCTTCAGCGTCCGGCTGCCGGTCTTGACCGGGATCACCTCGGCGCCGAGCAGCTTCATCCGGGCCACGTTCAGCGCCTGCCGCTCGGTGTCGACCTCGCCCATGTAGACGACGCAGTCGAGATCCAGGTACGCGCAGGCGGTGGCCGTCGCGACGCCGTGCTGGCCGGCGCCGGTCTCGGCGATCACCCGGGTCTTGCCCATCCGCTTGGTGAGCAGGGCCTGGCCGAGCACGTTGCGGATCTTGTGCGCGCCGGTGTGGTTCAGGTCCTCGCGCTTGAGCAGGATCCGGGCGCCGGCGACCTCGGACAGCCGGGTCGCGTCGTAGAGCAGGCTCGGCGTACCGGCGTACTCGCGGAGCATCCGCTCGAAGGTGTCGGTGAACGCCGGGTCCGCCATCGCCTCCTGCCAGGCCTTCGTGAGCTCGTCCAGCGGCGCGATCAGCGCCTCCGGCATGAACCTGCCGCCGAAGCGGCCGAAGTGCCCGAGTTGGTCAGGAAGCACAGCAGTCATGGTCAATCGCCTTCCAGTGCACGGTTTCCTCCACCGGGGTGGAGGAAACCGCGGACGTCTTAGTGACGCTGCTGGATGGCGGGGTGCGATCCCGCAGCGACGAGATCGGCGACCGAGGCGCGCGGATCGCGGCCGGTCACCAGGGTTTCACCGACGAGGACGACATCGGCCCCGGCGCGCGCGAACTCGATTACATCATGCGGCCCGCGGACCCCGGACTCCGCCACCCGGACCAGGTTGGTCGGGATCGACGGCGCGACCCGGGCGAAGGTGTCCCGGTCGACCTCGAGGGTCTTCAGGTTGCGGTTGTTGACCCCGATCAACTGGGCCCCGGCGTCCACCGAACGCAGGGTCTCCTCGGTGTCGTGCACTTCCACCAACGGGGTCAGGCCGATCGACGTGGCCCGCTCGATCAGCGAGACCAGTGCCTCCTGCTCCAGCGCGGCGGCGATCAGCAGCACCATGTCGGCGCCGGCCGCGCGCGCCTCCCAGAGCTGGTACGAGGAGACGATGAAGTCCTTGCGCAGCACCGGTACGTCGACCCGGCCGCGGACCGCGCGGAGGTCTTCCAGGCTGCCGCCGAACCGGCGCTGCTCGGTCAGCACGCTGATCGCTGCCGCACCGCCCTCGGCGTACTCGTAGGCCAGCGCCGCCGGATCGGCGATGTCGGCCAGCGCGCCCTTGGACGGGCTGGACCGCTTCACCTCGGCGATGATCGCGATCCCGTCGCCCCGGAACACCGGCATCGGGTCCTTGGCGTCGGGCTTGCGCTGCGCTTCCAGCTTCAGGTCGTCCAGGCTGACCCGCGCCTGGCGCTCCGCGAGGTCCTCCCGGACCCCGGCGAGAATGTCGTCAAGCACCGTCATGTCGTGGTCCGTCCGTCAGTGGTGGTCGCTGGACTTGGCACCGAAGCCGAGCAGCTGCATCACCTTGCCGACCAGACCACCGGCCACGGCGATCGCGGCGGAGATCCAGAACAACACCCAGTTCGGGCCCATCACCATCGCGATGGCGCCGAGGGTGAAGCCGACGAGCACGATCACCACAGCGGTCCAGGCCGCCGGAGTACTGCCGTGCAGGCCGCCTGCGTGAGCTTCTTCGCTCTCGTAAGTCGCCGCTTGATCCGCGGTCGTGTTGTCCACCATTGGCGCCACTCCTCGTTGTCGTCCCGTCCTATTGTGGCGGTACCCCGCCGAACTCAGATCGTCGGGTCCTCACCCGCGTCGATCGCCTTCCACTGATCGGCCGGTGTCGCGGCTGGATCACGCTCGTAGCGCGCCGTCGGACGCCGCCAGTTGTGCGCGGTCAGTACTGCGATCACGCCGGCCGCGAACAGCACCACACCGCCCGCGAGCGCGAGCCAAGGAGCCGGTCCGGTGCTCAGTACGACGTGGTCGGTCACCGCCTGGCTGAGCTCGGGCCGGAGCCTGCTCAACTCGTTGGCGTTGGGCCGCACCTGCAGGGCAACCCCGATCGCGGCGGCACCCAGGAAGACCAGCAGGCCGGAGATCACCCGGCGCAACGCCGTACCGGCGAGCTTCGTGATGATCACGGCCACCACTGCTGCCAGAGCCAGGGTCACCGGGGCGTGCGAAACCGTGTAGCCGCTGAAGTTCACCTTCGGGCGGCCGCTGCCCGGGTCGGCCTTCGACCAGGTCAGGTAACCCGAGAAGGCCAGCAGCACAAGGGCTACCAGCGTCAGCAGGTCGACCAGTCGTTGTGGGCGCATCAGATCTCGGCGAACGTTCCGGCGACGGCGATGGCGTTGAGGACCGCGGCGGCCTTGGTCCGGCATTCGGCGTCTTCCGAGGCCGGGTCGGAGTCGGCCACGATGCCCGCGCCGGCCTGGACGTAGGCGGTGGTGCCGCGAAGCACCGCGGTACGGATGGCGATCGCCGTGTCGGCGTCACCGGCGAAGTCGAGGTAGCCGACGACACCGCCGTACACACCGCGGCGGGTGACTTCGAGCTTGTCGATGATCTCCATCGCGCGGGGCTTCGGCGCACCCGAGAGCGTGCCGGCCGGGAAGGCGGCGGTGAGCGCGTCGAACGCGGTCTTGCCCGCGGCCAGCCGGCCCGTCACGGTCGACTCGAGGTGCATCACGTGGCTGTAGCGGCGGACGTCCATGAAGTCGATCACCTCGACGCTGCCCGGGACACAGACCTTGCCGACGTCGTTGCGCCCGAGGTCGACCAGCATCAGGTGCTCGGCGCGCTCCTTGGCGTCGGCCTTGAGCTCCTCCTCCAGCGCGTGGTCCTCCTCCGGCGTCGCGCCGCGCGGGCGGGTGCCGGCGATCGGGTGCAGGATCACCTTGTTGTCGGTGACCTTCACCAGTGCCTCCGGGCTGGAGCCGACGATGTCGAAGCCGTCCAGGCGGACGAGGTACATGTACGGGCTGGGGTTGGACCTGCGGAGCACCCGGTAGATGTCCAGCGCGCTCGCCTTGGTCTGCAGCTCGAACCGCTGCGAGACGACGATCTGGAACGCCTCGCCGGCCCGGATCTCCTCCTTGGCGGTCTCGACGGCCTCCCTGTACTCCGCGCTCGACCGCTGCCGATGCGGATCCGGCAGCGCGTGCCGATCGGCCTGCACGACGTACGACGGTGTCGGCTGGGCGAGGTCGCGCTCCATCGCGTCGAGGCGGCGGACGGCATCGGCGTACGACTCGTCGACGCGCTCGTCGGAGTCGTCCCAGTTGACCGCGTTCGCGATCAGCCAGATCTCGCCGGTCTCGTGGTCGAGCGCGGCCAGGTCGGTCGCGAACAGGAACGTCAGCTCGGGCAGGCCGAGGTCGTCGGTCGTTGTGTCCGGCAACCGCTCGAGCCGGCGGACCGCGTCGTACCCGAGGAAGCCGACCATGCCGCCGGTCAACGGAGGCAGGCCGGGGAGCCGGGGTGTGTGCAGGATCTCCAGGGTCTCGCGGAGCGCCTTGAGCGGGTCACCGGTCTGCGGCAGGCCGACCGGCGGGTTCCCGGTCCAGACGGCCTCGCCGTCGCGCTCGGTCAGGGTCGCGGCCGAGCGGACGCCGATGAACGAGTACCGCGACCAGACGCCGCCGTTCTCGGCCGACTCCAGCAGGAAGGTGCCCTCGCGCTCGGCGGCGAGCTTGCCGTAGACACCGATCGGCGTCTCGGCGTCGGCCAGCAGGCGCCGGGTCACCGGGATCACCCGGCGGTCCTTCGCGTACTCGCGGAACGTCTCCAGCTCGGGGGTGTTCACGCTCATGCGGTGACCTCGATCTCGCCGTGTTCGAAGCAGCTGCGGGTGCCGGTGTGACAGGCCGGGCCGTCGGAGTCGACCAGGACGAGCAGGGTGTCGGCGTCGCAGTCGACCAGGATCTGCTTGACCTGCTGGCGGTGGCCGCTCGTCTCGCCCTTCACCCAGTACTCCTGGCGGCTGCGCGACCAGAACGTGCTCCAGCCGGTCCTGGCGGTACGTCGGACCGCTTCGGCGTCCATCCAGCCGACCATCAGCACCTCGCGGGTGTCGTGCTGCTGCACCACGGCGGCGATGAGTCCGGCCGAGTCGAACCGCAGATCCTCGATGCTCACCAAGCTGTCCTTTCGATCTTCGACCCCGCTGTCCTTCCGCCCTTTCACACCCTCATTCTCGCCGATCCCGCCGACACTCCTGACCACGCGGGGGTGGTCCGGACGGACGCGGTCCTGACAGGATGGCCGGATGACGACGAGTGTTGCCCGGGTGCAGGGTCTGTTGCAGGACAATCCGCTGATCGACGGCCACAACGATCTGCCGATCGCCTTCTACGAACTGTGCGAGTACGACCTGGACGCGCACGACCTGAGCGTCGGCGTACCGGCGTTGCACACCGATCTCCCCCGGCTGCGGGTCGGCCAGGTCGGCGGGCAGTTCTGGTCGTTGTGGGTGCCCGACGACGACCACGCCGTGAAGCGGACGCTGGAGCAGATCGACTTCGTCCAGAAGATGGTCGCCCGCTTCCCCGACGCGCTCGCGCTGGCCGACACCGCCGACGAGGTCGAGGCGGCGTTCAAGGACCGCAAGGTCGCCTCCCTGATGGGGATGGAGGGCGGCCACTCGATCGACAGCTCACTGCCCGTACTGCGGGTGATGCGCGCGCTGGGCGTGCGGTACATGACGCTCACCCACAACAACAACGTGCCGTGGGCCGACTCGGCCACGGACGAGCCGGTGCTGGGCGGGCTGAACGACTTCGGCGAGGACGTCGTCCGTGAGATGAACCGGATCGGCATGCTCGTCGACCTCTCGCACGTCTCCGCGGACACCATGCGCGACGCGCTCCGGGTGACCAGCGCGCCGGTGATCTTCAGCCACTCGTCGGCCCGCGCGGTCTGCGACGTACCGCGGAACGTGCCCGACGACGTCCTGCAGACCCTCGCCGCGAACGAAGGCGTCTGCATGGTCACCTTCGTCCCGTACTTCGTCTCGCAGCCCTTCGTCGACTGGGTCGCCGAGGCGAAGCAGGCGACCGGCTCGACGGACCTCGACCCGCTCCGCCCGGCCGACCAGCGCAAACTGGCCGAGGCGTTCGACAAGCCGAGGCCGCAGGCCACCCTGGAGGACGTGGTGGCGCATGTCGAACACGTCCGCGAGGTGGCCGGCGTGGACCACATCGGTCTCGGCGGCGACTACGACGGCTGCCCCGAATTCCCGACCGGCCTGCCCGACGTCGCGTCGTACCCGACCCTGTTCTACGCCCTCGCCGACCGCGGCTGGAGCGACGAAGACCTGGTGAAACTTGCCGGCGGCAACATCCTCCGGGTCCTGCGGGACGCCGACGAGGCCGCCGGCTAGTCAGCTGTCGCGGACCTGGTCGCGGGTTTCGGGGAGGGCCTCGAAGCCCGCGGCGCGGTAGGTGGCCACCGCGCCGACGTTGAAGCTGGGGGTGCAGACGACCGCGCTCGAGGCGCCGAGTTCGCGGAGCATGGCGGCTGCGGCGAGGGTGATGGCCTGGCCGTAGCCGTTGCCGCGGTGGTCCCGGTGGACGCCCATCGGCTCCAGCAGTCCGGGCCGGCCCGGACCGGCCGACCAGACCGTGACGGCCGCAACCGGCTCGCCCTGGGCATCCCTGCCGACGAGGCAGCGCGCAGCGGCGTACGGCGCTCCGGCCGCCATCGCGTGCCAGCGCTCGTCGGTGAACGTCGACCCGTCGAACGAGGCGCGCTGCACCGCCGTACGGACCGGCGCGTTCTCCGGCCCGACCACCTCCACCGCCAGACCGCTGTCCTCGACCGGCGCCGCCAGATCGCGCCGCAACGGTGTCCATGGCTCCTCGACGCCCCAGCCGTCCTTGGCCAGCAGATCCTTCACCCGGGCACCGGTCGGCGACTCCACGTACACCCGGCCCTCGATCAGTACGCCGCGGGCCGGGTCGACCAGGTCCTCGACGAGTTGCTGAGCCAGTTCGTCGTCCTCCAGCGCCTCCGGCGCGATCGCCAGCCGGAGCAGATCGGGCTCGTCCAGCAACCCGATCGCGACGGTCTCCCCGTCGCGCTCCCACACCCGGGTGGCCGCCGCGGTCCGCTCCGCACCGAAGCGCCAGAACCAGCCGAGATCCCCCGGGTGCAACTGCACCGGCGCCGCCTCCGCCTGCCACTGCGCGAGCGTCGCCGCAGCCCCCGCGAGCCCGTCCACCGACGGCGTCCCCAACCAGATCGTCATGCCCCCATCCCACACCACCCCCGGCTCCTGCCGCACCCGGGTTTCCGCGGCGGCGATGTTTGCGGGTTCGAGGAAAGGGCACGGGGCTGACTCAGTGAAAACGAGGCTAGGAGTTGTTGTGCTTACCCTGACTGAGAACGCCACCTTGGTGATCAAGAGCATCACGGGGGTGGAAGGCGCTCCGGACGGTGCCGGAGTCCGGATCTCGCAGGAGAATCCGGCCGAGCCCTCGCTGGCTGTGACAACCACCGACGCGCCGCAGCCTGGAGATCAGGTGGTCGAGAACAGCGGTGCGCGGGTGTTCCTGGAGCAGAACGCCGCCGGCGCCCTGGACGACAAGATCCTCGACGCGGCGGTGGACGACAAGGGCGGGGTCGAGTTCCTGCTGGTGCCCCAGCCCTCCTGAGCGATTGAAGACGGCCCCGCTCCGCGCAGTTCTGACAGGGTGCGCGGGGCGGGGTCCTGCTCGTTCAGCCGGCCGAGCGCTGCGC
This region includes:
- a CDS encoding GNAT family N-acetyltransferase, translating into MTIWLGTPSVDGLAGAAATLAQWQAEAAPVQLHPGDLGWFWRFGAERTAAATRVWERDGETVAIGLLDEPDLLRLAIAPEALEDDELAQQLVEDLVDPARGVLIEGRVYVESPTGARVKDLLAKDGWGVEEPWTPLRRDLAAPVEDSGLAVEVVGPENAPVRTAVQRASFDGSTFTDERWHAMAAGAPYAAARCLVGRDAQGEPVAAVTVWSAGPGRPGLLEPMGVHRDHRGNGYGQAITLAAAAMLRELGASSAVVCTPSFNVGAVATYRAAGFEALPETRDQVRDS
- a CDS encoding Fe-S cluster assembly protein HesB, with protein sequence MLTLTENATLVIKSITGVEGAPDGAGVRISQENPAEPSLAVTTTDAPQPGDQVVENSGARVFLEQNAAGALDDKILDAAVDDKGGVEFLLVPQPS
- a CDS encoding Trp biosynthesis-associated membrane protein, which translates into the protein MRPQRLVDLLTLVALVLLAFSGYLTWSKADPGSGRPKVNFSGYTVSHAPVTLALAAVVAVIITKLAGTALRRVISGLLVFLGAAAIGVALQVRPNANELSRLRPELSQAVTDHVVLSTGPAPWLALAGGVVLFAAGVIAVLTAHNWRRPTARYERDPAATPADQWKAIDAGEDPTI
- the trpC gene encoding indole-3-glycerol phosphate synthase TrpC encodes the protein MTVLDDILAGVREDLAERQARVSLDDLKLEAQRKPDAKDPMPVFRGDGIAIIAEVKRSSPSKGALADIADPAALAYEYAEGGAAAISVLTEQRRFGGSLEDLRAVRGRVDVPVLRKDFIVSSYQLWEARAAGADMVLLIAAALEQEALVSLIERATSIGLTPLVEVHDTEETLRSVDAGAQLIGVNNRNLKTLEVDRDTFARVAPSIPTNLVRVAESGVRGPHDVIEFARAGADVVLVGETLVTGRDPRASVADLVAAGSHPAIQQRH
- the hisI gene encoding phosphoribosyl-AMP cyclohydrolase; translated protein: MSIEDLRFDSAGLIAAVVQQHDTREVLMVGWMDAEAVRRTARTGWSTFWSRSRQEYWVKGETSGHRQQVKQILVDCDADTLLVLVDSDGPACHTGTRSCFEHGEIEVTA
- a CDS encoding dipeptidase; this translates as MTTSVARVQGLLQDNPLIDGHNDLPIAFYELCEYDLDAHDLSVGVPALHTDLPRLRVGQVGGQFWSLWVPDDDHAVKRTLEQIDFVQKMVARFPDALALADTADEVEAAFKDRKVASLMGMEGGHSIDSSLPVLRVMRALGVRYMTLTHNNNVPWADSATDEPVLGGLNDFGEDVVREMNRIGMLVDLSHVSADTMRDALRVTSAPVIFSHSSARAVCDVPRNVPDDVLQTLAANEGVCMVTFVPYFVSQPFVDWVAEAKQATGSTDLDPLRPADQRKLAEAFDKPRPQATLEDVVAHVEHVREVAGVDHIGLGGDYDGCPEFPTGLPDVASYPTLFYALADRGWSDEDLVKLAGGNILRVLRDADEAAG
- the trpB gene encoding tryptophan synthase subunit beta yields the protein MTAVLPDQLGHFGRFGGRFMPEALIAPLDELTKAWQEAMADPAFTDTFERMLREYAGTPSLLYDATRLSEVAGARILLKREDLNHTGAHKIRNVLGQALLTKRMGKTRVIAETGAGQHGVATATACAYLDLDCVVYMGEVDTERQALNVARMKLLGAEVIPVKTGSRTLKDAINEALRDWVASVDNTHYLLGTAAGGHPFPAMVRDFVRGIGDEARAQSLELLGRLPDAAIACVGGGSNAIGLFAAFVPDVDVKLFGIEAGGDGYETGRHAATITAGQIGVLHGARSYLLQDEDGQTIESHSISAGLDYPGVGPEHSWLAETGRAAYRPVSDADAMEAFRLLARTEGIIPAIESAHAIAGTLEIAKELGPEATLLVCLSGRGDKDMDTAGTWFGLIDAEGSK
- a CDS encoding anthranilate synthase component I encodes the protein MSVNTPELETFREYAKDRRVIPVTRRLLADAETPIGVYGKLAAEREGTFLLESAENGGVWSRYSFIGVRSAATLTERDGEAVWTGNPPVGLPQTGDPLKALRETLEILHTPRLPGLPPLTGGMVGFLGYDAVRRLERLPDTTTDDLGLPELTFLFATDLAALDHETGEIWLIANAVNWDDSDERVDESYADAVRRLDAMERDLAQPTPSYVVQADRHALPDPHRQRSSAEYREAVETAKEEIRAGEAFQIVVSQRFELQTKASALDIYRVLRRSNPSPYMYLVRLDGFDIVGSSPEALVKVTDNKVILHPIAGTRPRGATPEEDHALEEELKADAKERAEHLMLVDLGRNDVGKVCVPGSVEVIDFMDVRRYSHVMHLESTVTGRLAAGKTAFDALTAAFPAGTLSGAPKPRAMEIIDKLEVTRRGVYGGVVGYLDFAGDADTAIAIRTAVLRGTTAYVQAGAGIVADSDPASEDAECRTKAAAVLNAIAVAGTFAEI
- a CDS encoding HGxxPAAW family protein — translated: MVDNTTADQAATYESEEAHAGGLHGSTPAAWTAVVIVLVGFTLGAIAMVMGPNWVLFWISAAIAVAGGLVGKVMQLLGFGAKSSDHH